One window of the Flavobacteriales bacterium genome contains the following:
- a CDS encoding type IX secretion system membrane protein PorP/SprF, with amino-acid sequence MKNKLLLFLFSFSLLNVNAQQTAQFSQYVFNQFAIHPAVAGSKPCLDMRLGYRTQWMGFDGRPITMWANGHGQIGGKKRKYLKTKHGIGGHVESDGTGPISRTKVYLAYAYHVPVGRKTNLAMGLYAGFQQFRFNAGKVTLANAGDNAVQGSSVQFIWPDVSPGLWLYSDEFFAGFTLWQALRNKIKNVGTDSRLTHHFVLTGGKRFKSEGGWSYTPSAALKFAPMSNPALDLTMMADYDNKIQLGMSYRNTDAIVGLFKVNFLKYFSLGYSFDFTTSKIRYSSSNTHEIILGISACPHRGKGITDCPAWN; translated from the coding sequence ATGAAAAATAAGCTACTCCTATTCCTGTTTTCATTTTCATTGCTGAATGTAAATGCACAACAAACTGCACAGTTTTCTCAATACGTGTTTAATCAATTCGCCATTCACCCTGCAGTAGCGGGAAGCAAACCTTGTTTGGATATGCGATTGGGATACCGCACACAGTGGATGGGATTCGATGGAAGACCTATTACAATGTGGGCAAATGGGCACGGTCAGATTGGGGGTAAAAAAAGAAAATACCTGAAGACAAAACACGGAATTGGCGGACATGTTGAGAGTGATGGTACAGGACCAATCAGCAGAACAAAGGTTTACCTGGCCTATGCTTATCACGTCCCCGTAGGAAGAAAAACAAATTTGGCAATGGGACTGTATGCAGGTTTTCAGCAGTTTCGGTTTAACGCCGGGAAAGTAACCTTGGCCAATGCCGGTGATAATGCAGTTCAGGGCTCAAGCGTACAGTTTATCTGGCCCGATGTTTCTCCCGGATTGTGGCTTTATTCGGATGAGTTTTTTGCCGGATTCACTCTGTGGCAGGCCCTGAGAAATAAAATAAAAAATGTGGGGACAGATTCTCGCCTGACTCACCACTTCGTATTAACCGGAGGTAAGCGTTTTAAAAGCGAAGGGGGATGGTCCTATACGCCATCTGCCGCACTGAAATTTGCACCCATGTCTAACCCCGCTCTGGATCTAACCATGATGGCCGATTACGACAATAAAATTCAGCTGGGAATGAGCTATCGGAATACAGATGCTATTGTAGGTTTATTTAAGGTTAATTTTCTAAAGTATTTTTCATTGGGATATTCCTTCGATTTTACTACTTCAAAAATCAGGTACTCAAGCTCCAATACACATGAAATTATCCTTGGTATTTCGGCTTGTCCACACCGCGGAAAGGGAATTACAGATTGTCCGGCCTGGAATTAA